The sequence TTGCTTGTTCATGAGATTGATGAATTCCACCCAAAACAAATACTCCGCCTGTTGATTGCTGTTTAAAACATGAATTAATTAGCATAAATAACCCACCTGCTAAAATAATTATAAAATAGAATTTAGTTTTTATATGTTTCATTTTTTTCTGTTTTGATGGTATAACTCGTCCTAAAAAAAGTTTATTTTTTTATCCATTTTTACATTTTTTTGTGTAATCCTATTTCATGACAAGACAGTTGGTCTTTACTGTAATTATCGTATTTATTTTTTGCCATTTATGTTGTTTTTAATTCGTAAATCTTAAACCAATAGAAAAATACCTCAGGATTAGATTTTTTTAGTTTGTTTAACTTATTGTTCAAAGGCTCATTTATTTGCCAATCTTTCATTTGTAAAGGGTTATTGTATTTTTCAATTTTAGTTGTAATATTTTCTAATAAGGTTACAAGATAAGCTATTTTTGAAGCTTGAGCAATTGCTTTTTCAATATGATAACTTTCAGAGAAAATATAGGCTCGTATTCTTTGTATGCCTAACTGTAATTCATCAAAATTTCCTTTTCCGTCCATTCCTCTACTTGCAATACAAAGTGAAGTTTGGTAAATATCTTCTCACCCAAAATATCTTCTAAGCAAGGAATATTTACCAATAATGGTTTGTCATTCATTGGCACAAATGCAGATTGTATTGGTAATTGAATGATTTTTTGATAGTTTGCTTTTTCAAATAATATGTCGAGCAATATATAATCTTCTGTTTTATTTGATTTGTGAATAGGTGTATAGAAGAATTTGTAATACTCTTTTTTTATAATGGAGTTTGTACTTCTGTGTTGTAATTCTTTTCGTATAAACTCTTGTTCTGTTGTTACTGTATTTAATATGTAGTCAAGATTATTGTTTTCTTTTGGTAAAATAATATCAATGTCAATTGACAATCTTTTTGTTGAATTAAAATGTAACATCAAAGCTGTTCCGCCCTTAAACACAAAAGGCAGTTTTTGTTTTACAAGACCTTCTAGTAAGAGCAAAGCACGAATAACCTTTTCTACAAGAATTTTATCCACATTTTGATTTTCCTTAGAAACCTTGTTAATCCATTCGATTGTTATTTCTTTTTGACTTATCATGTTCTATAAATTGGCAATAAATTAATTAGTTGCCGTAAATTTGTTTTATATAGTTTCTTATTTCTTCTTTTTTTCCTCTTCTATTCGCATAACGTAGTAATCTACTTTCGTTAATAGAATATTTCATAAAAGCTTCTTTATAAATGGTTTTCATTTCATTACCTTGATATGCTGAAAATATAACTTCATTACAAAATATATCAACCAATATTTTTTCTAAAGTAGCAATATTTAGATTTTGTATATTTTGTGTAGGAGCTTCTGTAATTAGTGATTTTACAATTATTACATTGTTATTTTCGGTTATGTATCTTTCAAAAACTTCTTTTGTTGGCTCCAAAAAGACAGTCTGTTTTTTTTCTTTTAAATAAATGAAGATAGCTTGTGTAGCTTCTTTCTCTATTTCAACTATTAAAAAGAATTGATTGGTTTGATGTATTGAGAATTCGTTTAAAATAGAAGTGTTCCAGACACATAAGTCTAAATAAGGAAATTCTTTTTTTATTTTTTTGTTTATGTATTTTAATTCTGAAGTAATTTCTGGTATAAAGTAATTCATTTTACCTAAAGAAAATTTTCCTTTGCCAATTCTTTTAAATATTCCCTTTTTTACAAAATTAAATATTCGCCAATTGATAGTTGTTTGACTTATGTTTGGTTCAATGGTTTTAAAAAAATTACCAATATCCTCAGTTTTAAAGTTTTCTTTGTCTTTAAAGAAAGTTTTTAATTTTTGAATATGTAATTTGTCTTTAATGATAATGTTTCAATTTAATTTTTGCAAATATAACAAACTATATATTGGCAACAAAATATAATACTGCCAATTATTAGATTTCAGTTAGCATAGGGAAATTTTTACTCTTTTATTTTTTAGCGTTGGATTAAGTGTGGCAAAAAAATAAATGTGTAAAATGTGTGGTTAGCATTTTTCGGCTCAATGGAAATATTAGGGGGAGCAAGATGGATTTTCTCTATCTTTGCAACTATAGAAACAAAAGAAATAATACAACATATCCTACCTAAAGAATTTAATTAATATTTTATTTTCTGTATTGATCTACAATTTCTTTTGATTTTCGCAATCCCAGTAGCAATTCTTTCTGTACAAAACTCATAGCTTCAATAATTTTGTTTTGTTTTACAAGTTCTATAACTTTTTTCTCCATTTTTTTGTTAAGTTTTTGCATGGTATTATAATTTAAGTAAAGATGCGTGTTTTGAGCGGGTTTTCGAAGTTCTATATTTTTCAATTTTGCTGTTATTGTTAATTAAATTTTTCATACTTTAAATATACATCATGTTAAGTATTACTAATTTCAATTTCATTAATGTCTCTATATTCTGCAACTATTTGGATTTCTCCTTCATACAAAATCTCCTGTAATTCATCAGATAATATTTTTCCATACCAATAATCATTTGCCCTACTTTCAAACTCTTTAATACTAAATGTATCTATATTCACCAATGTTCCATCTGCTTGATGGGTTTTACCATTTTTATTAAGTTTGAGTTGTAGTATTTTTTTATTCTTATGTTTTTTAAATAATTCCCACCATTTATGTAGGTCTTTTTTATCTGAAATCCATATGCAATTTTTTCGTGAAGGTAAATTTGTGTTTATTTTTAATCTAGTTTGTTCAAAGATTTCTTCTCGAATCCACTTTAAATATTGAAAAAGAGATTTATGCAATTTATCGGCTAAATTTTCAAATGTAAAACTGTTTTCTTGGAATGCATAATACAAATCTTCGTAAGATTTCTTTTCATTTATGACACTTTTATTAATCTCTTGTCTGAATAAATGATTTGAATACTCAATTAATCCCACCTTTTTATTGTTAATACTTTCATAGTCCTTTGCATCTCGAAGAACTCCATTAAAGAACTCATTGAAATTGTTTTTACCTATAGTTATTCTAACATTTTTATTCCATTCAGTTTTAATTCCATCTAATCTTTGAATATGATAATATGTTATATCTGTATTTTTCATTTTGTTCAACGCTTTATTGCACCTAACATCCGTCTATAATGAATAGTGCTTATATTTTCTCTATTTCATTATTCCGTTTTTTCTATAACTATTATTTAAACCCAAATCAATATTAAATATAAACTTGCATAAATGTAGCGTATATTTGAATAATACCCAAATTGAGTGATTTACTATCGTAAAACCTCTCAATCGACAAAGTTATCATAAGGATTTCGCTAATTTTCGTTTCAATCGCTCAACTTAGATTATATTCAAAATATTTATTTGGCTTTTGTTTTTCAATTATTTTTTACTTTTTATTATTAATATTTTTCCTATCTTTCATTATAAATCTATAAAAAATGGAATCATCAAAAAAGCGAAACAGGTACAACAGGATTTATAAACAAATAAAGGAATTACTTGTGAAAAGTGATAATATTTTGGCAAGAAAAAATACTGTTGTTGCTGTTTTACATAATAAATTTGATTATTTCTTCTGGACAGGGTTTTATTGTTTAAAAAACGAAAAACTTATTGTAAGCGCTTATCAGGGACCTGTTGCATGTATGGAACTTGAAAAAGGAACAGGTGTTTGCTGGGCTTCAATTAACCAACAAAAAAGTATAATAGTACCTGATGTTGAAAAATTTCCCGGGCATATTGCTTGCGATTCAAGGTCAAAATCTGAAATAGTAATTCCTCTTAAAAATAATAATGGAGACATTGTTGGTGTATTAGATATTGATAGCACAGAACTAAATTCTTTTAATGAAATTGACAAAGAAGAACTTGAAAAAATTGTTGATTTGATTTATGGTAATAAATAAATTGTTCTATTGCTCTATTGTTTCATT is a genomic window of Bacteroidales bacterium containing:
- a CDS encoding nucleotidyl transferase AbiEii/AbiGii toxin family protein, whose amino-acid sequence is MISQKEITIEWINKVSKENQNVDKILVEKVIRALLLLEGLVKQKLPFVFKGGTALMLHFNSTKRLSIDIDIILPKENNNLDYILNTVTTEQEFIRKELQHRSTNSIIKKEYYKFFYTPIHKSNKTEDYILLDILFEKANYQKIIQLPIQSAFVPMNDKPLLVNIPCLEDILGEKIFTKLHFVLQVEEWTEKEILMNYS
- a CDS encoding DUF2441 domain-containing protein produces the protein MKNTDITYYHIQRLDGIKTEWNKNVRITIGKNNFNEFFNGVLRDAKDYESINNKKVGLIEYSNHLFRQEINKSVINEKKSYEDLYYAFQENSFTFENLADKLHKSLFQYLKWIREEIFEQTRLKINTNLPSRKNCIWISDKKDLHKWWELFKKHKNKKILQLKLNKNGKTHQADGTLVNIDTFSIKEFESRANDYWYGKILSDELQEILYEGEIQIVAEYRDINEIEISNT
- a CDS encoding GAF domain-containing protein, encoding MESSKKRNRYNRIYKQIKELLVKSDNILARKNTVVAVLHNKFDYFFWTGFYCLKNEKLIVSAYQGPVACMELEKGTGVCWASINQQKSIIVPDVEKFPGHIACDSRSKSEIVIPLKNNNGDIVGVLDIDSTELNSFNEIDKEELEKIVDLIYGNK